GGGGTGCGCAGATCCCCCTGGCAGATTTTGGGGCCTTTTGGATTTCCTCCCAGATCAACCGGGAACATTTTAAATAATTCCCCTTGTTGGTAGAGGTACAACTTGCGTTGGCCTTTTTTAACTACGATTTTCCAGGGTTCCGGAAGGGGCACCCGAACCTCCCCTTCCATAGGAGGCAAAACAGGCACCGGGGGGGGAATATCCAAAATGACCCGAGCCGTCTTGTTGGTATCCTCTTCGGAAGGTCCGGAAGGTATCATCAGCCTTTCCGTAATGATAGGCACGGGGGGCAGCCTGGTGACCGGAGGGGGAGGCGGGACCACCTGGCGGCAGGATAATGACCCCAGGAGCAAAAAGACTGACAAAAGCAGAAATTTGGTCTGACCGAGACGGAACCGATTGATGGAAAACTTGCCGTTCATGAATTAATCCGTTAAAAATTTCCCTTTAAATTTAGTTAGCAAGACGGGTATAATGTCAAGAAAAAAATTTTGTTTTCAAATGTACATCAAAGAGGGAAAATGTTAAACTATTTTTAATAATATTTATCGCTTATTTATGAAAGCGCCAGGAGGTTCGGATGCCGGAATTACGAAAG
This DNA window, taken from Deltaproteobacteria bacterium, encodes the following:
- a CDS encoding L,D-transpeptidase, with the translated sequence MNGKFSINRFRLGQTKFLLLSVFLLLGSLSCRQVVPPPPPVTRLPPVPIITERLMIPSGPSEEDTNKTARVILDIPPPVPVLPPMEGEVRVPLPEPWKIVVKKGQRKLYLYQQGELFKMFPVDLGGNPKGPKICQGDLRTPEGEYRVIEKKDRGQTRFYQAFLLNYPNDEDRVRYELAVRNGLLPKDIGIGGLIEIHGEGVGVDWTKGCIALNNPHMKELFNQIPVGTPVRIEP